The Pseudomonadota bacterium genome contains a region encoding:
- a CDS encoding prepilin peptidase: MPYELKIFIEVMVFLLGLAIGSFFNVCIYRIPREESVVSPPSHCPACGRQILWWQNLPVFSYLFLRGRCYFCKATISPRYMLVELLTGILFLAVYFHSGWQPVTICWLIFVSLLIPITFIDLDHQIIPDRFSLSGIVLGFLCSLAGLTIPWVESVLGIIVGGGVLWLIAESYYRLTGRDGMGGGDVKLLAMIGAFLGVKSLLLIILVSSLVGSVVGVLLMVINKKDSQFAIPFGPFLAFGALIYLFWGPPLISWYLGLMAGG; this comes from the coding sequence ATGCCTTATGAGCTGAAGATATTTATTGAAGTGATGGTTTTTCTCCTGGGGCTGGCCATCGGCAGTTTTTTTAATGTCTGTATTTACCGGATTCCCCGGGAAGAGTCCGTGGTTTCGCCGCCGTCCCACTGTCCTGCCTGTGGCCGGCAGATTCTCTGGTGGCAGAATCTCCCCGTGTTCAGCTACCTTTTCCTGCGGGGCCGCTGTTATTTCTGTAAAGCGACTATTTCACCGCGCTATATGCTGGTGGAATTGCTCACCGGGATTTTGTTCCTGGCTGTGTACTTTCACAGCGGTTGGCAGCCGGTCACGATTTGCTGGCTGATTTTTGTCAGTCTGTTGATCCCCATCACTTTTATTGATCTTGACCACCAGATTATTCCTGATCGTTTCAGCCTCAGCGGTATTGTCTTGGGTTTTTTGTGCAGTCTGGCCGGGCTGACCATCCCCTGGGTGGAGTCGGTCCTGGGAATTATTGTGGGTGGTGGTGTTCTCTGGTTGATTGCCGAAAGCTATTACCGGCTTACCGGGCGGGATGGCATGGGCGGTGGTGATGTCAAGCTGCTGGCCATGATCGGCGCTTTTCTGGGGGTTAAATCCCTGCTGCTGATCATCCTGGTCAGCTCACTGGTCGGTTCGGTGGTTGGGGTGCTGCTGATGGTGATCAATAAAAAAGACAGCCAGTTTGCCATTCCCTTCGGGCCTTTCCTGGCCTTCGGAGCCCTGATCTATCTTTTCTGGGGACCGCCATTAATCAGCTGGTATCTGGGCTTGATGGCCGGAGGTTGA
- a CDS encoding PAS domain S-box protein, protein NLKDAIAKLHQLEAEQKEQLFFLGELLNALPNPVFYKDNEGKFLGYNQAFIRLAGISGDELLGKTAADFLNGQLTRLAASTDDQALEGRGLQHYECLLSLADGSQRYYAIMKDLFKYRDGSPGGVVGAFYDLTEIKKAEKRLKRLSSVVEQTSETIVVTDLAGNIVYCNPAFTQSTGYSQVEALGQNPRVLKSGSQDEAFYQKLWDTITAGDVWHGVFKNKRKDGTFFAEQAAIFPIKDDGGNIVNYAAVKRDITRENLLENQLRLSQRMEAVGQLAAGVAHELNTPIGFVSSNMESVKNYVDQFKQLIPRYQEFIGKVSELNPDLLPEELKILRQVEEDAHLDFILEDLDELFGENAEGFERISQIVIKLREFSRVDSGDESGHYNLNRAIETTLVVSRNEYKYVADTKTELAEDLPDVVCDSGEINQVLLNIIVNAAQAIKEQGREDKGKISIVTDYDDQWVTCRLSDDGPGMSEEVRENIFNPFFTTKVVGTGTGLGLYISYDIIVNKHGGQLQVDSTPGQGTTFIIKLPRENKNIEGVS, encoded by the coding sequence AATCTTAAGGATGCTATCGCTAAACTGCATCAGCTGGAGGCTGAGCAAAAAGAACAGCTGTTTTTTTTGGGAGAACTGTTGAATGCTTTGCCGAATCCGGTATTTTACAAAGATAATGAAGGGAAATTTCTTGGTTACAATCAGGCTTTTATCCGTCTGGCCGGGATTAGTGGTGACGAGCTGCTGGGTAAAACCGCCGCGGATTTTTTAAATGGCCAACTGACCAGACTGGCGGCGTCCACCGACGATCAGGCCCTTGAAGGCCGGGGATTACAGCATTATGAATGCCTTTTGTCTCTTGCCGACGGCAGTCAGCGTTATTACGCGATCATGAAAGATTTATTTAAATATCGGGATGGTTCCCCAGGGGGAGTGGTTGGCGCTTTTTATGATCTGACGGAGATTAAAAAGGCGGAAAAACGTTTAAAACGCTTATCTTCGGTGGTGGAACAAACCAGTGAAACTATTGTGGTTACCGATCTGGCTGGAAATATTGTCTACTGCAACCCGGCATTCACGCAATCAACCGGTTATAGCCAGGTTGAGGCCCTGGGGCAGAACCCCCGGGTCCTCAAAAGTGGCAGCCAGGATGAAGCCTTTTATCAAAAACTCTGGGATACTATTACCGCCGGTGATGTCTGGCACGGAGTGTTTAAAAATAAACGGAAAGATGGTACTTTTTTTGCTGAACAGGCAGCAATCTTCCCCATCAAGGATGACGGCGGTAATATCGTTAATTACGCGGCCGTTAAACGGGATATTACCAGGGAAAACCTGCTGGAAAATCAATTGCGGCTTTCCCAGCGAATGGAGGCTGTCGGCCAGCTGGCGGCCGGGGTGGCCCATGAACTGAACACCCCCATCGGCTTTGTCTCCAGCAATATGGAAAGTGTTAAAAACTATGTGGACCAGTTCAAACAGCTGATTCCCCGATACCAGGAGTTTATCGGTAAAGTGAGCGAGTTGAACCCGGATCTGCTGCCAGAGGAACTGAAAATATTGCGGCAAGTCGAGGAGGATGCTCACCTGGATTTTATCCTCGAAGACCTGGATGAGCTTTTTGGGGAAAATGCGGAAGGTTTTGAACGGATTTCGCAAATAGTGATCAAACTGCGGGAATTTTCCCGGGTGGACAGCGGGGATGAAAGCGGCCATTACAATCTGAACCGGGCCATTGAAACCACCCTGGTGGTCTCGCGCAATGAATATAAATATGTGGCCGATACGAAAACCGAGCTGGCGGAGGATTTACCCGATGTTGTCTGCGACTCCGGGGAAATCAACCAGGTGCTGCTCAATATTATTGTTAACGCCGCCCAGGCTATCAAGGAGCAGGGGCGGGAAGACAAAGGGAAAATCAGCATTGTTACTGATTATGACGATCAATGGGTGACCTGCCGCCTCAGTGATGACGGCCCGGGGATGAGTGAGGAGGTCAGGGAAAATATTTTCAATCCTTTTTTTACCACCAAGGTTGTGGGAACCGGCACCGGTCTGGGACTGTATATTTCTTACGATATCATCGTCAATAAACATGGCGGCCAGCTGCAGGTTGACAGCACTCCCGGCCAGGGGACTACATTTATTATCAAACTGCCTCGTGAAAATAAGAATATTGAGGGGGTAAGTTAA
- a CDS encoding PhnD/SsuA/transferrin family substrate-binding protein has product MTKTISWQPDGYILFCCRILLFIAILVLLLPVISRSTDTGQRQVIKIGVLANRGVSQCFEDWKFLAGYLSDYDDANVLYWIEPLGFQDVDEAVQQHKIDFLIINPYLYVEMANKYNVERLATVIRKTLQGPSSVFGGVVFTRTGCREIQ; this is encoded by the coding sequence ATGACAAAAACAATCTCATGGCAACCTGATGGCTATATACTCTTCTGCTGCCGGATTTTGCTGTTCATCGCCATACTGGTTTTATTGTTGCCGGTTATTTCCCGGTCGACAGATACCGGCCAGCGGCAGGTGATCAAAATCGGGGTGTTGGCCAATCGGGGCGTCAGCCAGTGTTTTGAAGACTGGAAGTTCCTGGCCGGATATCTTTCGGATTATGATGACGCTAATGTTCTCTATTGGATCGAACCTTTAGGTTTCCAGGACGTTGATGAGGCGGTACAACAACATAAAATCGATTTTTTGATTATCAATCCCTATCTTTACGTCGAAATGGCTAATAAATATAATGTTGAACGGCTGGCTACCGTGATCAGGAAGACGTTACAGGGGCCGTCCAGTGTTTTTGGCGGCGTGGTTTTTACCCGGACCGGCTGCCGGGAGATTCAGC